The genomic interval AGTTCAATGTCATATTATGTGAACTAAAAGGTAGAAGTTTTTATGAAAATGGGCTATACATTCTTAACATTTTGCCTATCTCTGATGACGACGTTGCTTCCCGCCTCCATCTTCGGTGACAATGGTTCTTATCGCCTCTATTTTCAACACCGGTGGAGAGCAATACGATTGCGACGGCGTAACACAATATCaatgaaattgtatttttttgatTTGTCTCTTGAAATTATTGATGATGATTTTGAAACAAATTGTTACACCTTTCAAATTTGTTCATTTGAAAATATGTGTACTTTAAGGAGTTTTTCTATTCTTATTATATTGGCTGCAATCTGCCATACTCTTATATGTCGCAAGTGCAAGAAcatgattaaaaaaatggtaATTAGTACTCTTTCTATATATGAGAATGatagataaaattatttatttgtgttatAATACTCTTTATATGGggtaaagtaaataaaattggTGTTGTGTTGTAGTGTCATAAAATATCAAGTAAGTCACAATAGCTTAATAAATTGTTTATACTCAGGTTGCAAGGAATTATAGCCTACAATAGATGTGTATCAAAAATCATGTAAGAAAAGGATTCAAAGTTCAGGAGAAGATAATGTCCTCTAAAAATAACATTGTATGAATACAAGTTACTTCCAACTTATGCTCGTACACTCTTAGGTATGCTttataaactaataattattgaaGGGGTTAGGAACCTCGTATTGTTTTTGTATTCCAAATATAAAGATTTAGAATAAACCACACATGGCTAAAGCAAGTTAAATAGAGGATATAAACGATTGTACTCTCTGCGTTTTGATTGTGCATCTCTTTGTACGTGTCTAAGATTTGGTTTAGTTAAAGTTTATATTCAtctgtaaaataaaaactattgaGAAGTTCCTACAATTGTTAGATTGTGATTATAAATCCAGTGATTGATAAATTATCTGTCAACTAATTTTGATTCATATATGTctactttttcttttcttcttataTATAAGTATTGAACAACTTATATTTGAAACATTTCATTACTTTTGATGAAGATGtgctcattttttttatctttgcgGACAATAAAGATTAGGTGTGAAAAGTTGAGCAAGAAAACTGAACTTCTTGCCCAAAAGGTAATTATCACAAAATGTAATAAAGAGTAGAATCAAATAACTTCTATTCTCATTATTGAATTTGTAGTTAACTTCTATTACCCATTCATATTCTTATCTAACCTTACTCACATCTCTTATAATTTTGTGTCTTAACTTTTATATCCCTTTAAGAATTTCTCTCAGTTTTCTCATATCCGCCTCTCTATCTTGTTGTCACCACTAGGTAATAATCATAATCACTCACACTTTTTgcttttttgtgttttttttttaccttttgcTGCAAATTGGGTGTGTTGGAAGATGGGGAATTAATTTGAcgaaaattgtttatattttttgcttctttttatgtttttttaccTTTTCCAATTTGCATTTACTTCAATAATTGCATCACAAACATTGATAAGTCATTATCTGAGTATGCATGCATCATTTGTATATTGATGACGTGTTTGCAAGACTGATTGTTGAAAAGATGATTGTAATGTCAATACCTTTGTTGAATTTGAGATATTtatattgttgtaattaaatcatatatcctcttttaattttctatttgagttgtctaatgtatatatttatatattttttcagaCAACACATACTTAAAATTGTCAAGAGATTGAAGACGTTATTTTGAGTCTAGTTACAAGTCTAATCATGAAATAACATCATTAAGGACTATTTAGATGATTTATAATCTaagtttgatgttgttgttttgtATGTTAGTCAATCTACTAAAGTTTGCGACGGTTTAAACCGTCGCCAAAAGTACATAACGGGGGTTCCTAACTATCGCAATACCTTCTTAGAAAAAAATAAGTACATTTAAAGAACCTATTGGAGGCGGTTAGAACTGTCACAAACATTTGCGGCAGTTGGAATGACGATTTTTTTAACCGTCGAAAAACAGCATCGCGACGCATGAATCGACGACAGTTGGAGTACTGTCGCAAACATTAAAGGGCGGCGACCGCTGCAGACACCCTTTCTAACTGCCACAAAacactttttttgttgttgttgtgaagATCAACCTGATTAATCAAATGACCATTCTCGTttatcaaatgatcattttgCTTTgtcaagatcattctggttatTTCATTTTAAGCACATAATTaaaagacttaattgcagttttgttcCCTCTATTATTAACAATTCACGGAATAGATCCCCTTGTTTGAAATGTCGGCAATTTTGCTCCattcacaacaagaaaacaagccatttgtgagggcttttaccctcacaaatggctataatcagccacaaatgtgacttttgtgagggcttttggcagccacaaagaagctggtcacaaaattttgtgagggcttttgcagccacaaagtgctaGAAACAgattgacatttgtgagggcttttgcagccacaaaagacagcagtttgtgagggcttttgcagccacaaacgtctgcctttgtgagggcttgaCATCCCGTTTAAAGTATTTTGTgacggcttaggccgccacaaatgacatcccgtttaaagtattttgtgacggcttaggccgccacaaatgacatcccgtttaaagtattttgtgacggcttaggccgccacaaatgacatCCCGTTTAAAGTATTTTGTGACGGCTTAGGCCGCTACAAAGtattacgtatattaaaaaattaatttttttaaattcaaaattaattctgtattataattttatatataataaattaatataaatataaatttaaaatttatatttaaattgtaattaaattaaaattataattaaattataattataattaaatttaaaatataatatcattataaaataaatttaatatataataaactaatctgaatataattaaaaattaaaattaaatttaaaataaaatatttaaattataattataattaaagattaatttaaattacaaataaaaaaaattaaaattaaaattaaattaaaatttaaataaaattaaatattaaaataaaaataaatattatatataaaaatataatattaataataattaaattaattaccacaaaatcaaataaaacatgcattccaaaattaacaaataatgtcttacatacccaaaatttataaataatgtcttacaaacgcaaaattaaacacacaataattaactaagacaacataattaatatgtgttcatacaacccaaaaataaattatgaaattattcagatgacatcaatcctcataataattcctctgatcagctccactcacaccatcattatttcctgcCATGCCCGACGaaagaagtccctcaaaagtattatgaatttgtgttggaggagacatcatggtttgaaattgaatttcatcttcaatggcaccaccactagtcgaatgAGGAGCCctagctggttgaggttgatttaaatctggtctgatcaacccagctgttggcatagttggtcggtatgcagtttgatgatctggttgaggttgaggaattTGATGTGAAGAGGACGGAACATAcggataattatgaaaatattgttgttgttgaaacatTGGCGGCTGCTGCTGTACttgctggaaggcagagttcggaggatcctggtgttgctgttggaaatttggaggcggttgctgctgctgggagtattgagagtaattttgttgctgctggaatagtggttgttgaggcaagtattgaggccgaggcgggaactgctgatgaaacacaggaggaaatgaaaattgttgttgttgaaattgttgttgttgctgctgaaactgctgctgctgctcttgaaacttttgtttccactcctcattcaatttatcaattgcggcttgtatcagctgttgtgtcttttcttcttgctcacttgcccattgcttctttaactggtcaagatcattatctatcgacggacgatgagatcgatccgtactagcataagaagaagacgtctcagtctgaatatagccggttggacctttcttaaaggttgatgataaactaccggcacccagcacacgccctttgtacttgccaccactgatgtgcataaaacttgcggtctcatattgtttccgctgcactggaccagctcgctgagcaggaggaagagtagcttgatgatcatcccattctttcatgatttgttgaagttgttcctatattaaaaataaaaaaataaaatagttaataattaatatataataatttataggtctaattaatatataacaattaatatataataattacctgaatattttttgataattcatcagtatactcatttgtttcaggattaacatgaagatagcgatgtatctcagcctgagtgacctcccttccaagttgcttttcctaaaatattaaattaatgtcaagtttataagttggtgaaatgtgatgattaattgaatataaattaatagatatatattataaataataataaattaccatataatatttaatttctccagcagacatggaacctcccttatgagtactggtacccctctcagatgctctattagtctttgctttttctctcttctgtttgtaagcatctgtgttccatttcctccacaaagcagtccaaacattttcaccaatccaattaggccgtttttcctcccccttattacgtgcgtaagccaacatagatgagagacgctttgaaaagcgatggtcaaatgaagccaaaactgcggcatcatgctctcttttccaagtgcatttggtctgttgtttgttgaaatttaaaaaatattaaaaatataattagtaattcagtaaattaatcaaatgtataaataaatagtaattaaataaattaatctaatgacttactttgaaacaatgtaaaaactgatcaacttccctaatttgaggtgtcttatcctcttttatctcaccccaagacaaccatggttttttatatttctcttgtatgacttcagcaattgcctttgcagatgatttaaaaggaagatatcttcaaagtttatatgcaaattaaatataaaaataaattaataaaattaataatgtatttacattgcaataataatgaaatatttaatcaa from Cicer arietinum cultivar CDC Frontier isolate Library 1 chromosome 5, Cicar.CDCFrontier_v2.0, whole genome shotgun sequence carries:
- the LOC140920491 gene encoding uncharacterized protein; translated protein: MAHRATRSFPQRGSGITKVIHAMNAMAQQAAIQAQLNAQRDHREEASNEKQLGREVTQAEIHRYLHVNPETNEYTDELSKNIQEQLQQIMKEWDDHQATLPPAQRAGPVQRKQYETASFMHISGGKYKGRVLGAGSLSSTFKKGPTGYIQTETSSSYASTDRSHRPSIDNDLDQLKKQWASEQEEKTQQLIQAAIDKLNEEWKQKFQEQQQQFQQQQQQFQQQQFSFPPVFHQQFPPRPQYLPQQPLFQQQQNYSQYSQQQQPPPNFQQQHQDPPNSAFQQVQQQPPMFQQQQYFHNYPYVPSSSHQIPQPQPDHQTAYRPTMPTAGLIRPDLNQPQPARAPHSTSGGAIEDEIQFQTMMSPPTQIHNTFEGLLSSGMAGNNDGVSGADQRNYYED